The Arachis hypogaea cultivar Tifrunner chromosome 19, arahy.Tifrunner.gnm2.J5K5, whole genome shotgun sequence genome has a window encoding:
- the LOC112779494 gene encoding transcription factor bHLH30 — protein MKQEIDHNQHQGECSYSSSSYQQANFFNNMMHQHNMMMMSSDDMIFGGGRGFINNNNMNMMNMNMLSSSDQMMMHQQQQPWSMPSIQELPFNNHESSSSFIVPPQQQQQASPYASFFNSRRVHPSSSSMQFAAAYHHHHEGATSSFDLQAELSKMTAQEIMEAKALAASKSHSEAERRRRERINNHLSKLRSLLPSTTKTDKASLLAEVIQHVKELKRQTLMIAETSSVPTESDELTVDDASDEDGKLVIKASLCCEDRSDLLPELIKTLKSMKLRTLKADITTLGGRVKNVLFITAEQDYYSSSTANEDHHHQHDHNNNNNSYEYCISSIQEALKAVMEKSNGGVGNEPGSSSASVKRQRTNIISSIS, from the exons ATGAAACAGGAGATAGATCATAATCAGCATCAAGGGGAGTgttcttattcttcatcttcttaccAACAAGCCAACTTCTTCAACAATATGATGCATCAACACAACATGATGATGATGAGTAGTGATGACATGATCTTTGGAGGAGGAAGAGgcttcatcaacaacaacaatatgaACATGATGAACATGAACATGTTGTCTTCTTCTGATCAAATGATGATGCATCAGCAGCAGCAACCATGGTCCATGCCATCAATACAAGAACTACCCTTCAACAACCATGAATCTTCTTCTTCGTTTATTGTGcctccacaacaacaacaacaagcttCACCATATGCAAGCTTCTTCAACAGTAGAAGGGTTCATCCATCATCATCTTCCATGCAGTTTGCAGCagcatatcatcatcatcatgagggTGCTACTTCATCATTTGATCTGCAAGCTGAACTGAGCAAGATGACTGCTCAGGAAATCATGGAGGCTAAGGCTCTTGCTGCTTCCAAAAGCCACAGTGAAGCTGAGAGGAGGCGTAGAGAGAGGATCAATAATCATCTTTCTAAGCTCAGAAGCTTGTTGCCTAGCACCACCAAA ACAGATAAAGCATCATTGCTAGCAGAAGTGATTCAACATGTGAAGGAACTGAAACGGCAAACATTAATGATCGCAGAGACGAGTTCAGTTCCAACAGAATCCGACGAGCTCACTGTGGACGATGCATCTGATGAAGATGGCAAATTGGTAATTAAAGCCTCTTTGTGCTGCGAAGATAGGTCCGATCTCTTGCCTGAACTCATCAAAACCTTGAAATCAATGAAGCTTCGAACCCTCAAAGCAGATATCACTACACTCGGTGGCCGTGTCAAGAACGTCTTGTTCATCACCGCTGAACAAGATTACTACTCATCATCAACCGCCAATgaggatcatcatcatcaacatgaccataataataataataatagttacgAATACTGCATTAGTTCAATACAGGAAGCTTTGAAGGCAGTTATGGAGAAAAGTAATGGCGGTGTTGGGAATGAGCCTGGTTCTTCTTCTGCAAGTGTCAAGAGACAAAGGACTAATATCATATCCTCCATATCTTAG
- the LOC112778930 gene encoding serine/threonine-protein phosphatase 7 long form homolog, whose protein sequence is MAGRTLYRLNGVAHIAGSIGDEPTRCIYSVRRQQNMPSHDRIIPYLERAGLYHLARLNSEWLWLDEPLVSAFVERWRPETHTFHLPFGECTVTLQDVAFQLGLPVDGEAVSGCLGEFETYMEGGRPAWEWFEDLFGERPPPNKVKQMTVHFTWFRDRFRVLPADASEETVRIYARPYIMMLLSTQLFGDKSANRVHIRWLPFVANLDDMGMYSWGSAALAWLYRCMCRVANRNVTNLAGPLQLLQSWIFWRFPSLRPEGFEAFSFPLASRWSAYLPPNDRKEQRVIRYRLALDRLTARDIVWEPYSALDVLAVVHPEILTRKPLLTCLTLP, encoded by the exons ATGGCAGGCAGGACCCTGTACCGACTGAACGGTGTTGCGCATATTGCCGGTTCTATTGGGGACGAg CCCACTAGGTGTATATACAGTGTGAGACGGCAACAGAATATGCCCTCGCATGATAGGATCATCCCGTATTTAGAGAGGGCTGGATTGTACCATTTGGCCAGGCTAAACAGCGAATGGTTATGGTTGGATGAGCCACTGGTTAGTGCGTTCGttgagaggtggcgtcctgagacgcaTACGTTCCACCTGCCTTTCGGAGAATGCACAGTGACATTGCAGGACGTGGCATTTCAGCTAGGGCTGCCTGTGGATGGGGAGGCTGTGAGTGGTTGCCTTGGTGAGTTTGAGACATACATGGAGGGTGGCCGACCAGCTTGGGAGTGGTTTGAGGACCTATTTGGTGAGCGGCCTCCACCGAATAAGGTCAAGCAGATGACAGTACACTTTACATGGTTTCGCGATAGGTTTAGGGTGCTACCAGCAGATGCGAGCGAGGAGACTGTCCGCATTTACGCACGGCCCTACATCATGATGCTGTTATCGACTCAGTTATTTGGGGACAAGAGTGCGAACCGGGTACATATACGGTGGTTGCCATTTGTGGCAAACCTTGATGACATGGGGATGTATAGCTGGGGGTCGGCCGCTCTGGCATGGCTGTACCGATGCATGTGTCGGGTAGCGAACAGAAATGTGACTAATCTTGCGGGCCCGCTCCAGTTGCTACAGAGTTGGATATTCTGGCGGTTTCCGTCTTTGAGGCCGGAAGGGTTTGAGGCTTTCTCTTTCCCGCTGGCATCCAG GTGGTCTGCCTACTTACCTCCTAACGATAGAAAGGAGCAGAGAGTCATAAGGTATCGGCTTGCATTGGATCGATTGACCGCTCGTGAT ATTGTATGGGAGCCATACTCCGCACTTGATGTACTTGCCGTTGTCCATCCAGAGATACttacacgtaaaccgctactgaca TGTTTAACACTTccataa
- the LOC112778929 gene encoding uncharacterized protein, whose protein sequence is MEKAKDVIEATEREQYLKLRTYLNELRKANPGSTCCMSTTPQQERLPKFRSLYICLDACKRGFKQGCKPFLCLDGAFLKGYFGGQLLTVVAQDANNHLFPVAYGVVDAETKNNWKEFLEYLLEDIGDHRQFDWHFMSDKQKGLIPALQEVMPGVNHRFCTMHMWRNFNKRWKDLELKQLLFQCARALTDQEFNEGMDAIKRINTSAWKYLSKYEQETWSRSRFSTWPKVDNITNNNAESLNATMVGLRGKSIIIMLEEIRYYLMKTMATHKDALMAYTGKLAPIQMSRLEKEKKEGNYWEAQWVGDDDHNVFEVRRHGRIVRVNTEDRTCTCRKWQLTGLPCCHGVAAIQRKNHRPEDYTHHWLTMEAYNRTYQFHINTVPSQEFWADAEGLPCLPPPYKRPIERPTKKRARHESESHSGSQYKLKRSYGKTSCKYCKKVGHNSRTCLDKNHVAHGEDADAQEAPQGGQPVTGGVVPPRGLQDMSDSEQEMY, encoded by the exons ATGGAGAAGGCTAAGGATGTCATTGAGGCCACAGAAAGGGAACAATATTTGAAGTTAAGGACTTACTTGAATGAGCTCCGTAAGGCCAACCCAGGATCCACTTGCTGTATGAGCACAACCCCACAACAAGAAAGGTTGCCTAAGTTTAGAAGTCTTTACATCTGTCTAGATGCCTGCAAACGGGGATTCAAGCAAGGATGTAAGCCTTTCCTATGCCTTGATGGAGCATTTTTGAAGGGTTATTTTGGGGGGCAGCTGCTGACAGTCGTTGCTCAGGATGCCAACAATCATCTATTCCCAGTTGCATATGGAGTAGTTGATGCAGAAACAAAGAATAATTGGAAAGAATTTCTAGAGTATTTGTTGGAGGATATCGGAGATCACAGGCAATTTGATTGGCACTTTATGTCTGACAAACAGAAG GGGCTGATTCCTGCTCTACAAGAAGTTATGCCAGGGGTTAATCACAGGTTTTGTACTATGCATATGTGGAGGAATTTCAACAAGCGCTGGAAAGACCTAGAGCTTAAACAGTTGCTATTTCAATGTGCAAGGGCATTGACTGACCAGGAATTTAATGAAGGTATGGATGCTATCAAGAGAATTAATACTTCTGCATGGAAATATCTGTCGAAGTATGAGCAAGAAACTTGGTCAAGATCAAGATTCTCTACTTGGCCTAAAGTGGATAACATAACCAATAACAACgctgagtcacttaatgcaaccATGGTGGGGCTAAGAGGCAAGAGCATCATTATCATGCTAGAGGAGATTAGATATTACCTCATGAAGACTATGGCAACACATAAAGATGCACTAATGGCCTACACGGGAAAATTGGCTCCTATCCAAATGAGCAGATTggagaaggaaaagaaggaaggaaATTACTGGGAAGCTCAATGGGTGGGAGACGATGACCACAATGTCTTTGAAGTTAGAAGGCATGGTCGAATAGTTCGAGTCAACACTGAGGACAGGACTTGCACTTGTAGAAAGTGGCAACTGACAGGTCTGCCGTGCTGTCATGGAGTTGCtgcaattcaaagaaaaaatcatCGACCAGAGGATTATACCCACCATTGGCTGACCATGGAGGCATACAACAGAACATATCAATTTCACATCAACACTGTCCCTAGTCAAGAGTTTTGGGCTGATGCAGAGGGCCTGCCGTGTCTCCCTCCACCTTATAAGAGGCCAATAGAAAGGCCTACAAAGAAGAGAGCACGACATGAATCAGAGAGTCATAGTGGGAGCCAGTACAAACTCAAGAGGAGCTATGGAAAAACAAGCTGTAAATATTGCAAAAAG GTGGGACACAACTCCAGGACCTGTCTGGATAAGAATCATGTTGCACATGGGGAAGATGCAGATGCACAAGAAGCACCTCAAGGAGGTCAGCCAGTAACAGGAGGAGTTGTGCCACCCAGGGGCTTACAAGACATGTCAGACTCAGAGCAGGAGATGTATTGA